Proteins encoded in a region of the Chryseobacterium piperi genome:
- a CDS encoding phosphatase PAP2 family protein has translation MMNKIVLASAILLTLCFYKAQDTIQFQKDYEYNSSIAIPENKPFLQKEWVKKSIAPTILFTATAATWGERKNIREIRNRYLPNFKASFDDYLQYAPAATVYGLKLAGVKGRNNVGRATLSYATSLAIMGIIVNSIKYTSKVERPDGSAKNSFPSGHAAMAFTNASFLHKEYGIVNPAYSIGGYGAATLTGLGRNLNNRHWMPDILAGAGVGILSTELGYFFIDKFYKNKGDNLSLLSRIESNGNPSFLSIKLGSALATSNFLKESELDNKKQVGFETGLEGAYFFSKKWGVGGDLSFSSFPIKPVRLTLDDEEHYENFDVTTQSLGFLYFGIGPYFSHEFSENWQLTLRATGGYSTSASGKVSVTSEHVNTPNNELEIATYKPSNTFRWNFGTSLTYKFNPELGITAYADYNQLKPTMTYNFSELVKDDEEMNEVFNRVYAHEKIKYFTIGLRLTAYF, from the coding sequence ATGATGAATAAAATAGTACTGGCATCCGCTATATTACTAACATTATGTTTTTATAAAGCACAGGATACTATTCAATTTCAAAAAGATTACGAATATAATTCAAGCATTGCCATTCCCGAAAACAAGCCTTTTCTACAAAAAGAATGGGTAAAAAAATCAATTGCACCTACCATTCTTTTTACAGCAACAGCAGCTACCTGGGGTGAGCGAAAAAATATTCGCGAAATTCGTAACCGGTACCTTCCTAATTTCAAAGCAAGCTTTGATGACTATCTTCAATACGCTCCCGCCGCTACCGTATACGGTTTGAAACTGGCAGGCGTTAAAGGACGAAATAATGTTGGAAGAGCCACACTTTCTTATGCAACAAGTTTGGCCATTATGGGTATTATAGTAAATTCTATTAAGTACACGTCAAAAGTTGAACGCCCGGACGGATCTGCTAAAAACTCATTTCCTTCAGGACATGCCGCAATGGCTTTCACCAATGCCAGCTTTCTACATAAAGAATATGGAATTGTAAACCCAGCTTATAGTATTGGCGGATACGGTGCAGCAACACTCACCGGGCTTGGAAGAAATCTGAATAACAGACATTGGATGCCGGATATTCTGGCAGGTGCAGGAGTAGGTATTCTTTCTACTGAATTAGGATATTTCTTCATAGATAAATTTTATAAAAATAAGGGTGATAATTTAAGCTTGCTTTCAAGAATAGAAAGCAACGGCAACCCTTCTTTCCTTTCCATAAAATTGGGTTCCGCACTTGCTACTTCCAACTTCCTTAAAGAATCTGAATTAGACAACAAAAAACAGGTTGGTTTTGAAACAGGGCTGGAAGGCGCTTATTTCTTTTCCAAAAAATGGGGAGTAGGTGGAGACCTCAGCTTTAGCAGTTTTCCTATCAAACCTGTAAGGTTAACATTAGATGATGAGGAACATTACGAAAATTTTGATGTCACTACCCAATCTTTAGGTTTCCTTTATTTTGGAATAGGCCCCTATTTTTCGCATGAATTTTCAGAAAACTGGCAGCTAACCTTAAGAGCTACCGGAGGCTATTCTACATCAGCCAGCGGAAAAGTATCCGTAACGAGTGAGCATGTCAATACCCCTAACAATGAACTTGAAATAGCGACCTACAAACCTTCCAATACCTTTCGTTGGAATTTCGGAACATCACTCACTTATAAATTTAATCCTGAACTGGGAATTACGGCTTATGCAGATTACAATCAGCTGAAGCCTACAATGACCTACAATTTTAGTGAACTGGTAAAAGATGATGAGGAAATGAATGAAGTATTTAACAGAGTATACGCTCATGAAAAAATCAAATATTTCACCATTGGCCTAAGATTAACAGCCTACTTTTAA
- a CDS encoding endonuclease/exonuclease/phosphatase family protein, which produces MNFRFSILSLMIFALGFSQDLKVMSFNIRLQVESDKENAWTERKQDVFDLLTYYHPDYFGVQEALPEQMKGLKNGLKNYDYVGVGRDDGKEMGEFSALFFNTEKLDVIKSGTFWLSETPEKVSRGWDAACNRVCTYALFRDKKSKKEFLAMNIHFDHVGNVARVKSSELILKKMKELNPGNLPIILSGDFNLTDDAEPIKILSRNLKDSFYHSETKHYGPVGTFTAFNINEVPKDRIDYIFVKGMKIKSHRHINDRRENLLYPSDHFPVLTDLSF; this is translated from the coding sequence ATGAATTTCAGATTTTCAATCTTATCCTTAATGATCTTTGCATTAGGGTTTTCACAGGACCTTAAAGTAATGAGTTTTAATATCAGGCTTCAGGTAGAATCTGATAAAGAGAATGCCTGGACAGAAAGAAAGCAGGACGTATTTGACTTGTTAACTTACTATCACCCTGATTATTTTGGTGTTCAGGAAGCGCTTCCTGAGCAGATGAAAGGACTTAAAAACGGATTGAAAAATTATGATTACGTAGGTGTAGGTAGAGATGACGGAAAGGAAATGGGGGAATTTTCTGCTCTTTTTTTTAATACAGAAAAACTTGATGTAATAAAATCTGGAACATTCTGGCTGTCGGAAACTCCTGAAAAAGTTTCAAGAGGATGGGATGCTGCGTGCAACAGAGTTTGTACCTATGCTCTTTTCAGGGATAAAAAATCTAAGAAAGAATTTTTGGCCATGAACATTCATTTCGACCACGTCGGAAATGTCGCAAGGGTAAAATCTTCAGAATTGATTTTGAAAAAAATGAAAGAGCTGAATCCCGGAAATTTGCCGATCATATTAAGCGGAGATTTTAATCTAACGGATGATGCAGAGCCGATTAAGATTCTTTCCCGAAATCTTAAAGATAGTTTTTATCATTCTGAAACCAAGCATTATGGACCTGTAGGGACCTTCACGGCATTTAATATTAATGAAGTTCCGAAAGACAGGATAGATTATATTTTTGTAAAAGGAATGAAAATAAAATCACACAGGCATATTAACGACAGAAGAGAAAACCTGTTATATCCATCAGATCACTTTCCGGTGTTGACAGATTTATCATTTTAA
- a CDS encoding outer membrane beta-barrel family protein: MYKLLVFLCLPMLLFAQKQKIEGTVLNSQNETLPLISVEIYNSQNILLKTLTTDENGKFILEGIPERSVKLMVKDLEYAQFEKNLDFENQNQPFNIVLKKEVQDIQEVVMTKQKPLVKRKIDRLEFNVANSNISSLNAWEILKKTPGVTSSNDVLSVKGSQSILVTINDKRVMLTGDELKNLLESTQGDDVKSVEVITNPPAKYEASGSVVLNIVMKKNTIEGYRGVLSSKYIQSQYAKGLAGISQYYKKGKLSMMGNYYFGTGTYYREGTDHVNYIEDQTRWVSTMNRKDQNRSQNTVNFNVEYELDSLTNISLNYSGNFNPRSFGIYNVPTLIYNNQDIVESNYTTINDHNSRTINNTLSFQAERKLGKNSHLSWINYFAGNNIRKYQNVLTYLNFVNQPPRQNNFQANNRNNVQLYSTQLDYQWKKEKWEWESGTKYSFVKTNSQLDFLDNENGQLEYRPEKSNVFNYKEHNFAVYTSLAFSPGKWNFKAGLRAEKTDLEGIVSEPYDVNKNNYWSLFPTLYAQYTTEGNHQFGLSYGKRISRPSYSWLNPAKSYFNLFSYFQGDPRLKATIAHNINLTYTWKEWNFELYYRKELYPSMEISFQEPSTNNLIYHYTNIEKGEAYGLSIYKNLQIKPWWSISISENLENNQNYFIGVDQILYNNKVWNLVSDISTSFVLDKESDWKVEVGHRYNSPSIQGTFRVSSSSTAYLVMNKKFFSKRLEASLLFNDIFRTSGEKVSTKYANQDNYFLDYRDAQSLSVSLKFNFGNQSVKKTKTIKKADEADRM; the protein is encoded by the coding sequence ATGTATAAATTGCTTGTTTTTTTATGCCTTCCGATGTTACTATTTGCTCAGAAGCAAAAGATTGAAGGAACGGTACTGAATAGCCAGAATGAGACACTTCCATTAATTTCAGTGGAAATATATAATTCTCAAAATATTTTATTGAAAACATTAACTACGGATGAAAACGGGAAATTTATCTTGGAAGGTATTCCTGAAAGATCTGTGAAATTAATGGTAAAAGATCTTGAATATGCACAATTTGAAAAGAATCTGGACTTTGAAAATCAAAATCAACCATTTAATATTGTTCTGAAAAAAGAGGTTCAGGATATTCAAGAGGTTGTGATGACCAAACAAAAGCCCTTGGTGAAAAGAAAAATCGATCGTTTGGAATTTAATGTTGCGAATAGTAATATTTCGTCTTTAAATGCATGGGAAATTTTGAAAAAAACGCCCGGAGTTACTTCCAGTAATGATGTCCTATCCGTTAAGGGTAGTCAAAGTATTTTGGTTACCATCAATGATAAAAGAGTAATGCTTACAGGAGATGAGCTGAAAAATCTTTTGGAGAGTACTCAGGGGGATGATGTGAAGTCGGTAGAGGTTATTACGAATCCACCCGCAAAATATGAAGCTTCAGGCAGTGTAGTTCTGAATATTGTTATGAAAAAAAATACGATTGAAGGTTATAGAGGAGTGCTGTCCTCCAAATATATTCAATCCCAATATGCCAAAGGATTGGCTGGTATCTCGCAATACTACAAGAAAGGTAAGCTTTCGATGATGGGAAATTATTATTTTGGTACCGGAACTTATTATCGTGAAGGAACAGATCATGTTAATTATATAGAAGATCAGACGCGATGGGTAAGTACAATGAACAGGAAGGATCAGAACAGAAGTCAGAATACGGTGAACTTTAATGTTGAATATGAATTGGATAGTCTTACGAATATAAGCTTAAACTATTCAGGAAACTTTAATCCCAGATCGTTTGGGATTTATAATGTTCCTACTTTAATATATAACAATCAAGATATAGTAGAATCTAATTATACTACTATTAATGATCACAATTCCCGTACTATTAATAATACACTTAGTTTTCAGGCAGAAAGAAAGCTCGGAAAAAACAGTCACTTAAGCTGGATCAATTATTTTGCAGGGAATAACATACGGAAATATCAGAATGTGCTTACTTATCTGAATTTTGTGAATCAGCCTCCCAGACAAAATAATTTTCAGGCCAATAATAGAAATAATGTACAGTTGTATTCTACCCAGCTTGATTATCAATGGAAGAAAGAAAAGTGGGAATGGGAATCGGGAACAAAATATAGTTTTGTGAAAACCAATAGCCAGCTGGATTTTTTGGATAATGAAAACGGCCAGCTGGAATACAGACCGGAAAAAAGCAATGTTTTTAATTATAAAGAGCATAATTTTGCGGTGTATACTTCTTTGGCTTTCAGTCCGGGTAAATGGAATTTTAAAGCAGGTTTGAGAGCTGAAAAGACAGATCTGGAAGGTATTGTTTCTGAGCCGTATGATGTAAATAAAAATAATTATTGGAGTTTATTTCCAACTTTATACGCTCAATATACGACAGAAGGTAACCATCAATTCGGATTATCTTATGGAAAAAGAATTAGCAGACCTTCTTATTCATGGCTGAATCCAGCCAAATCATATTTTAATCTTTTTTCTTATTTTCAGGGAGATCCAAGGCTGAAAGCTACAATTGCCCATAATATTAATTTAACCTATACCTGGAAAGAATGGAACTTTGAACTGTATTACCGGAAAGAGCTCTATCCGTCTATGGAAATTTCATTTCAGGAACCGAGTACTAATAATTTAATTTACCATTATACCAATATCGAAAAAGGAGAAGCTTATGGTTTGAGTATATATAAAAATCTACAAATTAAACCCTGGTGGAGTATCAGCATTTCTGAAAATCTTGAAAATAATCAAAATTATTTTATTGGAGTTGATCAGATTTTATACAATAATAAAGTATGGAATTTGGTTTCAGATATTTCGACAAGCTTTGTTCTGGATAAAGAAAGTGATTGGAAAGTGGAAGTAGGACATCGGTATAATTCTCCTTCTATACAAGGAACTTTCAGGGTTTCAAGCTCGTCTACGGCTTATCTTGTGATGAATAAAAAGTTTTTTAGCAAAAGATTAGAGGCAAGTCTTTTATTCAATGACATTTTCAGGACTTCAGGAGAAAAAGTCAGTACAAAATATGCTAATCAGGATAACTATTTCCTGGATTACCGGGATGCCCAAAGTCTTTCGGTTTCCTTGAAGTTTAATTTCGGAAATCAATCTGTTAAAAAGACAAAAACCATTAAAAAAGCGGATGAAGCAGATAGGATGTAA
- a CDS encoding sensor histidine kinase — translation MISKSKNLVALFTALFLLLLGIQVYFMYQTYQVKKREIYRTVYDRLDDYTDKFEDKGGIRKITNDSVQKIFIQYHNREITKKDFTDYFERNRKNSENEFSNFVDNQFKKEGYRIAARVAYLQIIFTPDSSNLIDKPIILFETRNKLVKAGVSNTGRWETSSVSESGISRKFDRNNTFLVKSETGFEILNIKSVVFRELTLLILSCIILLLSVLMLYIFTVKNLVQQQKQVEVLHTVVDNISHEFKTPIATLKIASKALKKNLNPETLPLIDRQIARLESLMLQLHQDQTTGTIAEIQPEDWNLFIEDLSFTYPETRFILKNEIEQNLSFDKTLMETIIKNLCENSVKYGASDVKVDISNPQQHLEIIVSDNGQGIEKHELKNIFEKFYRIQSNNIHNNKGLGLGLYFVQNIIKKYHGKIDVISQLKEGTTFKIRIPYEN, via the coding sequence ATGATTTCGAAAAGTAAAAATCTTGTTGCCCTTTTCACTGCCCTGTTCCTGCTCCTATTGGGAATCCAGGTATATTTTATGTATCAAACATATCAGGTAAAAAAAAGGGAGATCTATAGAACCGTCTATGATAGGCTGGATGATTACACAGACAAGTTTGAGGATAAAGGAGGAATAAGAAAAATTACGAATGATTCTGTACAGAAAATTTTTATCCAGTACCATAACAGGGAAATCACCAAAAAGGATTTTACAGATTATTTTGAAAGAAACAGGAAAAATTCTGAAAATGAGTTTAGTAATTTTGTAGACAACCAGTTCAAGAAAGAAGGTTATAGAATCGCTGCGAGGGTCGCCTATTTACAGATTATTTTCACACCGGACAGTTCTAATCTTATCGATAAGCCTATAATTCTCTTTGAAACACGAAATAAACTGGTAAAAGCAGGAGTTTCGAATACCGGAAGGTGGGAGACCTCTTCAGTATCAGAATCAGGAATCAGCCGGAAATTTGACAGAAACAATACTTTTTTAGTCAAAAGCGAAACCGGTTTTGAAATTCTCAATATCAAATCTGTCGTTTTCAGAGAATTGACCCTGTTGATCCTATCTTGTATTATTTTATTATTGAGTGTCCTAATGCTCTATATTTTTACGGTTAAAAACTTAGTGCAGCAACAAAAACAAGTTGAGGTTCTCCATACTGTTGTAGACAATATTTCACACGAATTTAAAACACCTATTGCCACACTGAAAATTGCATCTAAAGCATTAAAAAAGAATTTAAACCCCGAAACCCTACCCCTGATTGACAGACAGATTGCCCGTCTTGAAAGCCTGATGCTACAACTCCATCAGGATCAGACTACTGGTACAATAGCAGAAATACAGCCTGAAGATTGGAATCTTTTTATTGAAGACCTATCCTTCACTTATCCGGAAACCCGGTTCATTCTAAAAAATGAAATTGAACAGAATCTTTCTTTTGACAAAACCCTGATGGAAACAATTATTAAAAACCTTTGTGAAAACAGTGTAAAATATGGAGCTTCTGATGTAAAGGTCGACATTTCCAACCCTCAACAGCATTTGGAAATCATTGTTTCAGATAATGGACAAGGCATCGAGAAACATGAACTTAAAAATATTTTTGAAAAGTTTTACAGAATTCAGTCCAACAACATCCATAATAATAAAGGGCTCGGACTGGGCTTATATTTTGTTCAAAATATCATTAAAAAATATCATGGAAAGATAGATGTGATTAGTCAGCTTAAAGAAGGAACAACTTTTAAAATACGGATCCCTTATGAAAACTAA
- a CDS encoding response regulator transcription factor — translation MKTKILLAEDDPDFGMILKQYLELDEFEVTWFQNPEEIIPLLKSDFQFHIGILDIMMPNMDGFSLAKIILNEKPEFPLLFLTAKNQKIDRLMGLKMGADDYIAKPCDPEELILRIKNILKRTSSSHPEIPLKIGNYTLDPERLLLSHPQENIRLTIREKDLVLYLLKHNHQTIKRDHILDNLWETNDYFTGRSLDVFISRLRKYFAKDPQIKIQSIRGIGFEIEFPDQ, via the coding sequence ATGAAAACTAAAATTCTTTTAGCAGAAGATGATCCTGATTTCGGGATGATTCTGAAACAATACCTGGAGCTGGATGAATTTGAAGTAACCTGGTTTCAAAATCCGGAAGAAATCATCCCCTTACTCAAATCTGATTTTCAGTTCCATATAGGCATTCTGGATATTATGATGCCTAATATGGACGGGTTCTCTTTGGCTAAGATCATCTTAAACGAAAAACCTGAATTCCCACTTTTATTCCTCACCGCTAAAAATCAGAAGATTGATCGCCTGATGGGTCTAAAAATGGGAGCTGACGATTATATTGCGAAACCTTGTGATCCTGAGGAATTAATTTTGAGAATTAAAAACATTTTAAAGAGAACTTCCTCATCACATCCTGAAATTCCGTTAAAAATTGGAAACTATACTTTAGATCCGGAAAGATTATTATTATCCCACCCCCAAGAAAATATTCGTCTAACCATCCGCGAAAAAGATCTTGTACTCTACCTTTTAAAACATAATCACCAAACGATAAAGCGTGATCATATTCTGGACAACCTCTGGGAAACCAATGATTATTTTACAGGAAGAAGCCTGGATGTATTTATCAGCCGGCTTAGGAAGTATTTTGCTAAAGATCCGCAAATTAAAATCCAATCCATAAGAGGAATTGGATTTGAAATTGAATTTCCGGATCAATAA
- a CDS encoding zinc metalloprotease, whose translation MKKLLFGILALGFMSSCNSDNVSNQSEDATNKSEPTASLTGKRSCPSEEIRKEALQKSPELRQKYAQMEANIEKLANEIKLGKVLADGTVEIPVVVNVLYNTSAQNVSDARIAEQITVLNQDFGGTNSDASKIPAEFQSVKSGDVKVRFRLANTVRKSTTKTSWSTNDAMKKASTGGIDATSPSSYFNIWLVGSMGGVLGYATFPESAGQWNDGVVIASPYFGKTGATSPFNLGRTATHEVGHYLNLRHIWGDANCGNDQVADTPTQTGPNYNKPSYPQNNTCSGVSRSIMFMNYMDYVDDAAMFMFSAGQRTRMQAVVTSSGPRAGLRVN comes from the coding sequence ATGAAAAAACTATTATTTGGAATCCTTGCATTAGGATTCATGTCTTCGTGTAACAGCGACAATGTTTCAAATCAAAGTGAAGATGCAACTAACAAATCTGAGCCCACTGCAAGCCTAACCGGCAAAAGATCTTGCCCGTCAGAGGAAATCAGAAAAGAAGCCCTTCAAAAAAGTCCGGAGCTTAGACAAAAGTATGCTCAAATGGAAGCCAATATAGAAAAATTGGCCAACGAAATCAAATTAGGAAAAGTTCTAGCAGATGGTACCGTTGAAATCCCTGTAGTAGTTAATGTATTATACAATACTTCTGCACAAAACGTTTCGGATGCCAGAATAGCAGAACAAATTACAGTATTGAATCAGGATTTTGGGGGAACAAACAGTGACGCTTCTAAAATACCTGCAGAATTTCAATCGGTAAAATCCGGTGATGTAAAGGTAAGGTTCAGATTAGCAAATACAGTAAGAAAATCTACAACCAAAACAAGTTGGAGTACCAATGATGCTATGAAAAAAGCTTCTACAGGAGGTATTGACGCGACAAGCCCATCCAGTTATTTCAATATCTGGTTAGTAGGCAGCATGGGAGGCGTTCTTGGGTATGCCACCTTCCCTGAATCTGCAGGACAATGGAATGACGGGGTTGTAATCGCTTCACCTTACTTTGGAAAGACCGGAGCAACTTCTCCATTCAATTTAGGAAGAACAGCAACTCACGAAGTAGGTCACTATCTTAACCTTAGACACATCTGGGGAGATGCGAATTGCGGAAATGACCAGGTAGCTGACACTCCTACACAAACAGGTCCTAACTATAATAAACCAAGCTATCCTCAAAATAACACATGTAGCGGTGTATCAAGATCTATCATGTTCATGAACTATATGGACTATGTAGATGATGCTGCCATGTTTATGTTTTCTGCAGGACAAAGAACAAGAATGCAAGCTGTCGTTACTTCATCAGGACCGAGAGCAGGCTTAAGAGTTAACTAA
- a CDS encoding IS1182 family transposase: MLSTSKVVFKDYTPKENLLFPPNLSELIDERHPVKIVSNIIDGLDIKSLIKTYKPGGTSCYHPKMLLKVLIYGYLSNIYSSRKMEQALKENIHFMWLSAMSRPDHNTLNRFRSERLKGEIKAIFTQIVLLLEKEGLVSLKTTFVDGTKIEANANRYTFVWGRAVKKHKERIAEQLEELWNYAETVAKDELENTESIDFKEVDSEKVTQTIEKINEVLKDKKVASKVRQKLNYAKKNWADNLEKYKKQQELLEDRNSYSKTDTDATFMRMKEDHMRNGQLKPAYNLQISTHRQFILHYSIHPNPTDTKTLATHLLGFEESYHKAPKELVADAGYGSEENYNLLKSKKIKAYVKYNYFRKDQKSGQITTSQNNPKLAKIREKVFKLLNTSKGIKLRKQRCHDVEPVFAELKHNKNFKRFMLRGKNKVEVEIGILAIAHNLKKMSKAA; the protein is encoded by the coding sequence GTGTTAAGTACGTCAAAAGTAGTCTTTAAAGATTACACCCCCAAAGAAAATCTGCTTTTTCCTCCCAATTTATCGGAGTTGATTGATGAGCGACATCCTGTGAAAATTGTTTCAAACATTATTGATGGCTTGGATATCAAAAGCTTAATTAAAACCTACAAACCTGGCGGAACATCTTGCTACCACCCGAAAATGCTTTTGAAAGTTTTGATTTATGGCTATTTAAGCAATATCTATTCAAGCCGCAAAATGGAGCAGGCCTTGAAAGAAAACATCCATTTTATGTGGCTCTCTGCAATGAGCCGTCCCGATCATAACACCTTAAACAGGTTCCGTAGTGAACGATTGAAAGGTGAGATTAAAGCTATTTTCACACAAATTGTTCTTCTTTTGGAAAAGGAAGGTTTGGTAAGTCTGAAAACCACTTTTGTAGATGGCACCAAGATAGAAGCCAATGCCAATCGCTATACTTTTGTTTGGGGAAGAGCTGTCAAAAAACACAAAGAAAGGATTGCAGAGCAATTAGAAGAGCTTTGGAACTATGCAGAAACAGTTGCCAAAGACGAGCTTGAAAATACAGAAAGTATTGATTTTAAAGAAGTAGATTCTGAAAAAGTAACTCAAACCATCGAAAAGATCAATGAAGTTTTGAAAGATAAAAAAGTAGCTTCAAAAGTTCGTCAGAAACTGAATTATGCTAAGAAAAACTGGGCAGATAATTTAGAGAAATATAAAAAACAGCAAGAATTATTAGAAGATAGAAATTCCTATTCCAAAACCGATACAGACGCTACTTTTATGCGAATGAAGGAGGATCATATGCGAAACGGACAACTAAAACCCGCTTACAATCTACAAATTTCTACCCATAGACAATTCATTTTACATTATTCAATTCATCCCAACCCAACAGACACCAAAACATTAGCGACTCATTTACTGGGTTTTGAAGAAAGCTATCATAAAGCTCCCAAAGAGCTTGTTGCTGATGCTGGTTATGGCTCAGAAGAAAATTACAACTTGTTAAAATCTAAGAAAATAAAAGCTTATGTTAAATATAATTACTTCAGAAAAGATCAGAAATCGGGACAAATAACCACTTCACAAAACAATCCTAAATTGGCAAAAATCAGAGAAAAGGTTTTCAAACTTCTTAATACCAGCAAGGGCATCAAACTCAGAAAACAAAGATGCCATGATGTTGAACCTGTTTTTGCAGAGCTCAAACACAACAAAAATTTTAAACGATTCATGCTTCGGGGAAAAAATAAAGTCGAGGTAGAAATCGGCATACTCGCAATTGCCCACAATCTAAAGAAAATGTCAAAAGCAGCCTAA
- a CDS encoding M1 family metallopeptidase: protein MKRLLFGLIMVTSMHYFSAQELYMPRNIKKAYENGTRDISGAPGKNYWQNKGVYNVEVKVDANTKIVSGKETIVYSNNSPSDLHSLAIRFVNNLHKPQAPRSGFVSKDFLSSGLHIKSFMVNGEKYNINSDDWGTVANIKLQTVLKSKSKSEIKIEWEYPLSVQSGREGQIDPETFYVAYSFPRISVYDDYNGWDMLPHSDRQEFYNDFNDYNFAISAPKNYVVWATGDFLNPDAVLQPNYLKRYKSSLKSDQVIHIANQEEMKAGKVTKQNKWNTWKFKANHITDFCFALSNHYVWDGSSVQLKTKRASVQAAYKAGTKDFEHYVEWMRYNLDWFSKNWPGVEYPYPVMTAIQGYADMEYPMMINDSSVPEDFQDARLTADHEIAHTYFPFYMGINETRYAFMDEGWATTLEYLIGIDENGEAKAKEFYQNFRVKRWIDDPSAEQDQPIITMSTQVSGAGYGNNSYVKSSLSYLALKDYLGDELFKKALHHYMDNWNGKHPIPWDYFYSMNTGSGKDLNWFWNNWFYTNNYIDLKIVRAQQDNGLLSVNIDNVGGFAIPFDAVITYDDGGVEKLHFTPSLWEKNQKQTTLTIPTKKKVKSVNLDGGIFMDYTPENNTKKV, encoded by the coding sequence ATGAAGAGACTGCTTTTTGGATTGATCATGGTTACTTCGATGCATTATTTTTCAGCACAGGAATTATACATGCCGAGAAATATTAAAAAAGCATATGAAAATGGAACACGTGATATCTCCGGAGCTCCCGGAAAGAATTATTGGCAGAATAAGGGGGTGTATAATGTTGAGGTTAAGGTAGATGCCAATACAAAAATTGTTTCTGGAAAAGAAACAATTGTGTATAGCAATAATAGTCCTAGTGATCTACATTCGTTAGCCATAAGATTTGTCAACAACCTTCACAAGCCTCAGGCACCAAGGTCAGGGTTTGTTTCTAAAGACTTTTTGTCTTCAGGATTACATATTAAATCTTTCATGGTGAATGGGGAAAAATACAATATTAATAGTGATGATTGGGGAACTGTCGCGAATATAAAGCTGCAGACGGTTCTAAAATCGAAATCAAAATCGGAGATTAAAATTGAATGGGAATATCCTTTATCCGTACAGAGTGGGAGAGAAGGTCAGATCGACCCTGAAACTTTTTATGTAGCCTATTCTTTCCCAAGGATTTCAGTGTATGATGATTACAATGGATGGGATATGCTTCCTCATTCTGACCGTCAGGAATTTTATAATGATTTTAATGATTATAATTTTGCGATTTCAGCTCCTAAAAACTATGTGGTATGGGCTACTGGAGATTTCCTGAATCCGGATGCTGTGTTGCAGCCCAATTATTTAAAAAGATATAAATCCTCTTTGAAAAGTGATCAGGTGATTCATATAGCCAATCAGGAAGAAATGAAAGCCGGAAAGGTAACGAAGCAGAATAAGTGGAATACCTGGAAATTTAAAGCGAACCATATTACTGACTTTTGTTTTGCGCTGAGTAACCACTATGTTTGGGATGGCTCAAGTGTTCAGCTGAAAACAAAAAGAGCGAGTGTTCAGGCTGCTTATAAAGCCGGAACAAAAGATTTTGAACATTATGTAGAATGGATGCGCTATAATTTGGATTGGTTTTCAAAGAACTGGCCGGGAGTAGAATATCCATATCCTGTAATGACTGCTATTCAAGGGTATGCTGATATGGAATATCCAATGATGATTAATGACAGTAGTGTTCCTGAGGATTTTCAGGATGCAAGATTGACTGCTGATCATGAGATTGCTCATACCTATTTCCCTTTTTATATGGGAATCAATGAAACGCGTTATGCTTTTATGGATGAAGGTTGGGCAACAACATTGGAATATCTGATTGGTATTGATGAGAACGGAGAGGCTAAAGCAAAAGAGTTTTATCAAAATTTTAGAGTAAAAAGATGGATCGATGATCCTTCTGCAGAACAGGATCAACCTATCATTACGATGAGTACACAGGTGAGTGGAGCAGGATATGGGAATAATTCTTATGTTAAATCATCCTTGTCTTATCTGGCACTAAAAGATTATCTGGGTGATGAACTGTTTAAAAAAGCTTTACATCATTATATGGATAACTGGAACGGAAAGCATCCTATTCCTTGGGATTATTTTTATTCAATGAATACAGGATCTGGGAAAGATTTGAATTGGTTCTGGAATAATTGGTTCTACACCAATAATTATATAGATTTGAAAATTGTGAGAGCCCAGCAGGATAATGGTTTATTAAGTGTGAATATTGATAATGTTGGAGGTTTTGCCATTCCTTTTGATGCGGTAATCACATATGATGACGGGGGAGTAGAAAAGCTTCATTTTACACCATCTTTATGGGAAAAAAATCAAAAGCAGACTACGTTAACGATTCCCACTAAAAAGAAAGTAAAATCGGTCAATCTTGATGGGGGAATTTTTATGGATTACACCCCGGAAAATAATACCAAAAAAGTATAA